CCACAACGAGCAGCAGCCCAGGGAGCTGAAAGCTGAAATAATAACTGCAATTGCTGTATATCGATTGCTGCGGTGCGATCGCAAAAACGGAAGTGGCAAGTATCCATTCAATGACTCTCTTTAGAACTAGGCACACAAGCGGGAATAGAGGATAGGATCAGAGCGTCCGTCCTCAACATCGTCAGCCCTCTGAATTGATCTCCCCTTCTATTTCCTATGCCAAGAACGGTGAGTGCTCCGCCCCCAGCCAGGAAGAAAATGCAATTCAGAGAGCTATAGACGCTCCTCTAGAGAAGGATAAAATCTGACGTGCTTAGACCGGGGTTATCAGTGAAGGTGGTTAGCAATCCCCCCTCTCCAAAGCCAGCGTTGGCACCGTTCTGGTTGTAAAACAGGTCGCCTGTGTTGGTCTGATAAACGATTTCAGCTAAGCTTTGGCGAGCGCCCATCGTGCTGTTCACCACCTCAAAGTCAGCCGCAACGCTGAAGCCGTCGCCCGCAACACTACTCAATGTGTCAAAGGTGGTCAGACCTAGGGCAATCTTGTCCTGACCTGCGACAAATCCTTGGATCTGGTCGCTGCCAACATCTCTACGGACAAAGGTTACGCCCGTGTCATAGGTGTACAGATCTGCACCTGCACCACCAACTAGGGTGTCATTACCAGCACCACCGATCAATGTGTCAGCACCACGATTGCCGAGAATCTGATCAGCGCCACTGCCGCCAGAAAGACTATCACTGCCTCTGCCACCCATCAGAGTGTCGCGTCCATCATCCCCTGCGAGGGTATCATCTCCCTGCTTGCCTTGAAGTAGATCGGCTTGGTCACCCCCTTGAAGATCATCATTACCTCTGCCGCCGTTGAGAATGTCAGCACCTGCTTCGCCAATGAGAGTATCGTCTCCCTTGCCACCATTGACGAGATCCGCTCCGTCACCGCCGCGGATAAAGTCGTCGCCCCTACGTGCGAACACTCGGTCGCTGCCTTCACGGGCAAAGATTCGATCATCTTCTTTAGTGCCTTGCAGAAAGTCACCTATTTCAGTACCAGCAACTGTATTAAAGGCCTGGCCTTCGTAGTCCACAATGCCGACAAGTTCAGTGTTGAAACCAGCTACAGGTACAGGGGTCAGGCCCTGACCAGCAACCTCAAAGTAAGCATCTTCAACGAAGAGTAGCTCTGACTGACGAATGAAAAATCCGCCAAAGCCCTCTACGCCGACGTCATCGGCAGAGGGCAAATAGTCAATTCCCTGAATCTCACCATCTTCAAATGTGGCGAAAGGAAAAGGGGGTTCGCCATCGCCAAAGTCAATATCATTCTCTTCAGTAAACGTTTCACCAAAGATATTAAGGGTTAATTTAAAATCACCCAAATCATCTTCAATTCGAGCCAGTTCTTCTCCATTACCCGTAATTACAGAAGTGTCATAGGAGAAATCCCCATCAAAGTTCTGACCACTAAAAAGGGTGACATCAAACTCGAAAGAATTCATCGATTCTTCGTTCATTTTCTATATACCTAACTTCACAAACCAGACCGATATTCACATGAATAATGATTTAATTCAATGAAAGTTTTGTTTATCCATTGATTATCCTTTGGTAAACATGCCGACAACCAGATGCAGAGAACTTTGCCAAAAAGACACGATTTTGACGAAAATAATCTATTCGATTTTTAGTGACGTTTGAATTAGATATTTAACGAGAAATATTGATTATCATTGATGCTTATACTCTGATCTTTGAAATCGGAGGATAATCACCGAGTTGAGAATCAAAAAACCACCGACAGCTTGAATAGTGGAGAATTTCTCTTTAAGGAGAACCATGCCAAGGAGCACAGTTATCAAGGGCTCAACGGTCGATAAAATTGAGGCTTGAGAGATGCCAAGAATCTGAATTCCGGCTAACAAACTCAGAACAGGTACGATTGTTGATACGATGACGAGCGCCATGGTAATCATGACAGCCGTTAGGTTTGAGGGCAAGATAAAGGTTGACTGCGCGGTCGCCGCTCCGACAAAACTCACAGCAGCACCTAGAGAAATATAGGCACTGCTGACAATAGGATTAAGGGTGTTTACAAGCCGTGCACTCAAGAGTAGGTAGAAAGAATACCAAAGCCCCGAAGCTAGACCGAGTAATATTCCTGTAAGTGAACGATCTGGGCCAGTCAAGTCAGCAATTAACAGACAGCCGACAAGTGCTGAAGCTAGGGCAATGCTTCGGTTGAGAGTGGGACGTTCACCCTCAATTAACCAAGCCAAAAGCGTAACGATAGCTGGGTAAGAATACAGCAGCAGCGTTGCGATACCAGCACTCGTATATTTTAGGGCTGAGAAAAGAAAAGCTGCCTGTCCCGCATAGCCTAACATTCCAAGACTAATTGCCGAGAATGCATCGCGCTTCGAAACTCGCCATTCCTGTCTCAGCCATAACCAGATCCACAAGATAAAAGATGCACCTAAAAATCTCAATGCTAGGGTGCTTGTAATGTTTAAGCCCTCTGCATAAATAAGTTTTCCAAAAATTCCCAGCGTAGAAAATCCAAATGCAGACATAAGGATAAAGGCAATGCCTTTCCATTCATGCGTTAGCTTCGGATCGCGTACATTGATCAATATTTTTTCCTTTCGCTAACAGTCTGATAAAGCAACTCAGAAACTGCTTCATTTCTACAGCACTACATCAATAGTCCCGTTCTAATACGGCATGAATAATAGGGAAACCGCTGTTGCACCGTAAAATTTTTCCAGATCCAGATCTTCAGGACGGTTTAAAGCTTGACCCTGTCCTAGAAAAATTCGAGAGATGCGGAATCGATGGTAGTTTTGCAGCAGATGCTTCACATCAATGTATTGAACTTCATTGCCGCGATAAAGTTCACGATCTAAGTCAGGCAGGCTATGCCACGGGCAGCGCATCACATCATGATGAACGTTGTGATAGCCGAAGTTAAGGAGCAGCAAATTGACCCATCGGTAGCGAAAACTAAATAAAGGGGTGGAAAAGGTGTGGAGCGTCTCGTACGCGCGGCTATGGTTAGGCAGTTCAGAACCGATAGGGTACACGTCAAAGGTATGCTGGAATGCATCAATCCACCGAATGACTGTCACCATACCCGTATAGGCAATAAAGTAAAGCACTAATGCCTTCAATGAAATAGTCCCCATGACGGTAAACAAAGCCCCACGAATCACTAACAGCGTCGCAACTCTTAGCCGCAAATGCTTCCGATCAGGATGCCAAAACGGCACCGTAATCGATCGCCACTGAGCCATAAAGTTCAGGCAGGGAAAGTACAGCCACTCCAATGTAAGAATTGCATTACGCACAGGGGAAGGAAGGCGTCCCATCATACTAGGCAAGTCAAAGGGACCAAGGTCTACACAATCGATATGATGACCGAGATGGACCCTGGCTAGATCTCGAAAGGGAGCATAACAGCCGCCGTTCAGCCAGATCATGAGATTGCCTCCATAGGTATTCCAACGACGACTGTAGAAAATCGTGTCGTGCATGAACTCATGGGTCATGATGGCAGAGTTGATGAGGCTGTGAGAAAGCCAAATCACGCCCAGTGCGTTTAACAAATAATTGTCTGAGAATAGAAATGTAATACCGCCGCAATACCCAATCAAGATGCTAGAAATTGCGATCGCATTTGCAAAATGATTGCGATAACCTAGGTATCGTTTAGAATCTATTTCCGTTTCAGGTCTGACAGTCGTAACCATAGTCTGTATTTACTTTCGCAACCGTGTAATGAAAGACAAGAATCACCTACTGAAATCAAGAAATGACTTCAGTACCTA
This DNA window, taken from Acaryochloris thomasi RCC1774, encodes the following:
- a CDS encoding DMT family transporter; translated protein: MINVRDPKLTHEWKGIAFILMSAFGFSTLGIFGKLIYAEGLNITSTLALRFLGASFILWIWLWLRQEWRVSKRDAFSAISLGMLGYAGQAAFLFSALKYTSAGIATLLLYSYPAIVTLLAWLIEGERPTLNRSIALASALVGCLLIADLTGPDRSLTGILLGLASGLWYSFYLLLSARLVNTLNPIVSSAYISLGAAVSFVGAATAQSTFILPSNLTAVMITMALVIVSTIVPVLSLLAGIQILGISQASILSTVEPLITVLLGMVLLKEKFSTIQAVGGFLILNSVIILRFQRSEYKHQ
- a CDS encoding fatty acid desaturase family protein; translation: MVTTVRPETEIDSKRYLGYRNHFANAIAISSILIGYCGGITFLFSDNYLLNALGVIWLSHSLINSAIMTHEFMHDTIFYSRRWNTYGGNLMIWLNGGCYAPFRDLARVHLGHHIDCVDLGPFDLPSMMGRLPSPVRNAILTLEWLYFPCLNFMAQWRSITVPFWHPDRKHLRLRVATLLVIRGALFTVMGTISLKALVLYFIAYTGMVTVIRWIDAFQHTFDVYPIGSELPNHSRAYETLHTFSTPLFSFRYRWVNLLLLNFGYHNVHHDVMRCPWHSLPDLDRELYRGNEVQYIDVKHLLQNYHRFRISRIFLGQGQALNRPEDLDLEKFYGATAVSLLFMPY
- a CDS encoding calcium-binding protein gives rise to the protein MNEESMNSFEFDVTLFSGQNFDGDFSYDTSVITGNGEELARIEDDLGDFKLTLNIFGETFTEENDIDFGDGEPPFPFATFEDGEIQGIDYLPSADDVGVEGFGGFFIRQSELLFVEDAYFEVAGQGLTPVPVAGFNTELVGIVDYEGQAFNTVAGTEIGDFLQGTKEDDRIFAREGSDRVFARRGDDFIRGGDGADLVNGGKGDDTLIGEAGADILNGGRGNDDLQGGDQADLLQGKQGDDTLAGDDGRDTLMGGRGSDSLSGGSGADQILGNRGADTLIGGAGNDTLVGGAGADLYTYDTGVTFVRRDVGSDQIQGFVAGQDKIALGLTTFDTLSSVAGDGFSVAADFEVVNSTMGARQSLAEIVYQTNTGDLFYNQNGANAGFGEGGLLTTFTDNPGLSTSDFILL